CATGCAACAAAATACATATGTTTTGGAAACACGGAGTAAAAGGGAAAAAGCAAGTGCTTGAAGACTGCATCCAGCTCAATATTGTATGTTAAActcaaataacaaaacaaaaaccaaggaaGACTGAGCATTATGTTGTTAAAAGATGTATTtgtgattaaattatttttaaatcaaaaggaTTAAACTACAAAATTCAAGACAATGATTACCTCTGATAAAAAATTTGGGATATGAAAGAAGCACCTAGATTTATTCATTGATATCAGAAAGGTTCTGATTCTTACATTGTGTGGTAGTTTCAGGAATATTCTCCTTGTTGTTATGCTTCATAATTTGCAAGGGTGTTATGTGTTGTGGTAGGTAGAAGAGTGCTCCCCCCAAAAAATGTTTATATCCTAGGTTTCAAAACTTGTGAATATGTCACCTTACATGGCAAATGGTACTATTAGAGATGTGATTATGGTTTGTAACTTTGAGATATGGAGATTATCTTGAATTAATCTAGTGGGCTCAATCAAATCATGAGGCCTTTAGAATAGAGACCCTCCCCTGGCTGTAGTAagtaaaagagagagacagagaaagagagagaaataatggAAGAAGAGTAAGAGAGGGATTTTGACATTGTTGGCTTTGAAGACGGGGGAAGGGTGCCAACAAGCCAAAGAAAGTGGGTAGGTTGTCTACAGAACATGCAAAAAGGAAGGAGATGGATTCttcttagagcctccagaaggaatacaACCCTAATTGACTATAGCCCTATGAGACTCACACCAGACTTCTAACTTAAAGAAATGTAACAccataagtttttgttgttgttgtttgtttgtttgtttttgagacagagttttgctctttttgcccaggctggagtgcaatggtgcgatctcagctcactgcaacttccacttcccaggttcaagcgattctcctgccttagcctcctgagtagctgggattacaggcatgcgccaccatgcccagctaattttgtattttttagtagagacggtgtttctctatgttggtcaggctggtctcaaactcccgacctcaggtgatccgcccgcctcagcttcccaaagtcctgggattacaggcgtaagccaccgtgcctggccaagtttgtattatttaaaccactaaatttgtgataatttattatagcagcaaTCGAAAgccaatacatatatattatttgcatATTATTTTCTGCTCCAAACATTATCcgataacttaaaaaaattaacatatgttGTTTTAAATGACACACATCAAAACAAagtgaaacaaaatttaaatgtaaaaagatacaggtatacatgtgtatatgtatacgtgtgtgtgtgtgtatatatatataaatatatacatgtgacACTTTTCATATTAAAACTAAACAAGGATAGGAGTAGCAATGTCTAACAATTACCATGGAAAACAAGAAGGCTTAGCAAaataaagaaggccattatataatgataatagATAAACTATATGGAATCTGTAATAATCATTATCCCATATTCACTGATGAAATAATGCTATAATAtgtagtaaaaaataaagaaaaattgggTTCTTTACATGATTCTTAGTCTTTAAAAAGTTGAACAGAGGAATTAGAAAAAAGACAATCATTGTAACATTGATTATATATTgacatgtatatagatatatacagtatatatagttaACATTATATTCTAAACCAGGTGCACTTTTTATACAGTTAATGGTATTATAAGACCACAAATAAACTATCAATaagttattaaaatatgaaattggtaGTCACATTAATTATCATGAAATAAAACTTGGTAATCAATTTTTTAATAGAATCCACCattcatttgaaaattaaaaattattttctccttattACACAGATTCAaatcaaaaatcaattttatagtTACAGAAGATTGTATAAATGACCAAAATGCAGACACTTGGATGAGTTCTCTGTACCTTAGCGATGTAGCATGCAAACTTTTCCGGGAGAACCTTAGATTTAGAAAAGCACTGCAGTTAGAAGTGTGGGCACTGGTTTCACACTACCTGAGACTTGAACTCCACTTTCATCACTTGATAGCTGTAGGTCTTGGCAAGTTATCTAGCCTATTTTACCTGTTTCCTCATAGCTTCATTGTGGTGAGGGTTAAAAGAATGACTTCTGAAAAGTGTTCAGCACAGCCTTGGCACATAGCAAATTCTGGGAAATATATGCTGTTATTATTGTATTAAATCTTCCCCCGTTTGACTAAAAAACTGAGATATTTTATTGGGTATTGGATTAATAGATTATTTTAGTGAAAGTTGACATATTTACAATATTAAGCATCTCGGTCTTTCTATTAATTCAAGTCTTTGCATACATTACTCATCACAGTCTTAATGTTTCCTTCATaggttttccaaatttttattggAATGTCCCTACAGGCTCATTGTTAGGAATGCTATTAGCTGTtgatctgaaatatttttatatctagtttattaaatgttattaGGAAAggttattgaattttatcaaatactctttctcttattttccatatttatgtgATATATTAACTGACACACTTCCAATATTATCCTAATTAACCCATCTTTGTATTATCGTTTAGTTGTGGtaaagtttttccttttataatacCATCAAATTATATCaacaatgttttctttcatatcCTAATAATTACATTTATCAGTTATATTgttcaatagtttttttttgtattcttttaaatcGGGttggaatataataaaaatacctgGGAAATTCCTTCTCTATGATTTGGAAAGATTTTTAGTATGAATTATCATATTTTGAGGGCATAAAAAAACTCTGCTTTAGGAAGCTTTATAGTTGTATTTGATTAGTAgcttcttttccatttctgtctGTTTTGGTTTTCTACTTCATGaatcaattttaataatttatataaatatcagGTTTTTAAAACACATATGCTGTAAAgttgttcatatttttattgaGAATTCCCTTACAGAAAATATGATTTGGAAGAGCTCATGGAAAATTTTCTTTGACAGACAAgcacaatacattttttttactttaagttctgggatacatgtgcagaacatgcaggtttgttatataggtatacatacaccatggtagtttgctgcacctatcaacccatcatctagattttaagccctgcatgcattaggtatttatcctcaTGCTCTCCCTTCCGTTGtctccaccccctgacaggccccagtgtgtgatgttcccctccctgtatccatgtgttctgatCGTTCAACTCGcgcttatgaatgagaacatgcagtgtttggttttctgttcctgaagtACAAACTTCTTTAAGAGCAGCTAGTGACAAGCAGGATACATCAATCTCttagtttaatttaaaacaacaacaaaaaagaaaacactctgGGACAGAAAATATAATGATCTTAAAATATCCTAGGGAACTTGCCTCTTCTAGCTGATGCTGCCAAGCTAAGCTTCTTCAGCTCATTAGCTTCTGCTTCATCTCAGGCAGTAGCTACCCATGTTGTTTATTGCTTTGGCTCCACTCCTGGTTTTCTGGATCCTTGTTTATTCCTTGGCTGTGATTTTCCCTTGACATCGCAGTTTCTTAGCAAGCTTATCTTATGAATGGGCTTCTTTGCTATTCTCTGGAGTAAGCTATGCATCTGTCTGTCATTATGCAGTACCAACTCTGGTTGCCTCACAGCAACCTACTCCAACTTTGGTGGCTTTTGATGCCAGTGCTAACTGTTCACATTCTGATAatcattttgaaacattttgttaCAACAATGAATGCTATATAGTGAAAAGATAACTGATGATATAAATGGAGCCTATTAAATAAGATGCCCCAAGCGATGTCATGGACACTACAAATAATTACATGGACGCATATATCTCTGTGGCATAAAAATGTATTGTACTCTTTAAAGCAACTTCCAAAATTTTCATTGGAACACTTAAAATAATCatgggagaaagtttttattCCACATTAGCAACTAGCTTtctttctctgtaatttttaatcATCCCTGATTTAACTCAAAAGAattcaatatttgttgagtagGTATTAGAAGCACATTGATGATTAAAACAGGGAAAATATATCAGCTTTACCTTTTTCAGTCCAGgaggaaatattaataaataaattaataactaCAAATAGAGCAATAAATAAAACTTGGATAAAGTCCACCTTTAAAGATTCTCTCCTGGTATTGATTCTAATGTATACCTACCCTGGctaaatagacattttaaaaaatagactttattttatagaacagttttaaatttacagaaaaattcagaaaataatacTGAGTTTCCCATATGTCACACATCTAGTTTTTCcgattattaacatcttacattataTGATATAACGAATCTATATTGATACATTACTATTAACAAAAGTTTAtactttatttagatcttcttcgTTTTTCTGTAATGCCGTTtctctgttccaggatccaatccaagATATCACATTATATTTAGTTGTCATATTTTTCTAGGTTCTTCTTACTTGTGACAGTTTcttagactttccttgtttttgattatCTTTACAGTTTTGAGACATACTCTTCGGGTATATTGTAGGATGTCCCTCTGTTGGGATTTAATTGTTTTTCTCATGATCAGACTGGGGTTACAGGTTTTGCAGGAAGATTGCAGAGGTAAAGTACAATTCTCGCCACATTATATCAAGTATCCATCCTATCAGTATGATATATCGGTGTTGATGTTCATTCTGATCACTGTctgaggtagtgtttgtcaggtttctccataGGTAAGTTACtctcttttcccattttctaAGCTGAACTCTGAAAGGAAGTCACTATCATCAGTTCCCATTTAAGAAGTGAAGAATTCTACTCCTCCTTCAGAGTGGAGTATCTACATAAATTTTAGGAATTCTGCATCATGTTTCTTCTCTCccacatttacttatttattcaatcacatatttatttatatgagtaTGGGCTCATGGatattaattttatactttaggttataatccaatactactttattttacTACTCAAATTGTTCCATCTTTGGGCATTAAGAACcctttcagttggctcctgtCCCTGACATATCCCCATCAATGTGGgatttatttgagttccttacTTTCCAGAATTACACGATGCTCTAGGATCATCTAATATATTTCCTCAGCCTAGAATCAGCAATTTTTCCAAGGAGTCCTGGTTCCTGTTATTGTAGAATGACATTAGAAACCAATATCTGGGCTGAAGGTGTGCTTATTGCTTTCGGGTGTTGTTTTAGGCATTCTCAGCTGGCAAagcaaagaaatatatgtatgcaAACTAACTCCTGAATATTCAtacatctataaatatttgtatatgtaacCATCTGTATTTGTATTAAGCTAAAACTGATGTTCCCAACTCTAATCCATTATCATATGGATTATTCTAGCCTCCTCCCATTGCTTATCTGTAAATTGCCACTCCAAAAATGAGGAACATGGCTCCTATCATCCACTTCCATTTAAATAACTATTTAATTCTGGTATACATGTATAGTCATATCAGAATTGGTAATGTAAATCAACAACTTTATTAACTAGAGCACAGTGCCTATGTGCAGTTTCTTCTATTGTTAGATTTTTAACCTTGCAATTCCAAAGTTATTTAGGTCAGCACCTTTTCCGCAGTCTTTACCGTGAGATTGTTTCATGTAAGTGTAATACAGttagattattttgtcacaaCCTTCATTCCTTCCTGGAAACCACCAACCTgctaaataatgtattttttccatTCCTCACAGCAcatttatttcagtaattttgTTATGTCGGTTCTTAGCATGAGCACAGTGTTACATGATTTTCATGCATATAATCACATCCAAAACAAGTTCTAAACTTTACATTGTAAACATTCTCATCatatgtagaaatattttaattggtGTATTAAGTTTTGCTAACTGATCAAATTTGGAAGATATAAAATAATGTCTATTCTAAATTGTGTAGTGAGAATTGTTTGTTAATTACATTTCTACAATGTTAAATAAAGTAAGAGGCAAATCTGTCCTGAAAGAATGTCAAACTTTaggtaaaacattaaaaaagaaacaaatctgtTAACAAATGAATGTCTGCAATAAAGaacattagatttttaaaatctattatgatacaaaaatataaaggGTAAATAGAATCTTTGTTGATAAAATATGAGGTAGCATGGATTCACCCCTTTATTGTCTGAGAAATGCAACAGCAGTAAAGAATATTTCCTTACCACAAATAATCTTCAGGATGATGTAcatatttctttttgaaacacTTGTTTAAACAAATGTCCCTCCACTTTTTAGTATTGAAAAAGCCATtccatgtgattttttaaaaaaacacttttacaCATCTAGATAAAATATGTCAAATGTTTGTATGTATTTAGAACATACAAACAAAatttaatatcttatttttctgTGCAAGTCTTGTGGAGAATAAACAGAGTCTTGATTCTGGTAACACTGCAGAAAACATAATTTTCCAAtgtgaataatatttttttaatatggtatACATTGTTTCCCTCTTCGTGTTGTAAAGTTCTGTAGGTTCTGACAAATGCATAGTGTCATGTGTCTAACATTACAGTATCATATGAAATAGTTTCACTGTTCTAAAAACCCTCTGTGCTACACTATTCAAACCTCTACCCTATCTTCTTAACCTTtggcaaccactcatcttttAACTGActctataattttgccttttatagAACGCCATATAATAAAAATCatgcagtatgtagccttttcagactacCTTCCTTCACTTATCAGTATGTATTTAAGGTTCAtctatgtctttttatggcttggTAGCTTGCTCCTTTTCATTgatgaataatatcccattgtatggatatttCACCACTTATTTAAGAACATCTTGGTTTCTGAAGAATATGAATAaagatgctataaacattcatatggTGGTTTATTgcagacattttaaaatcagttggGTAAATACATAGGAACATGGTTGCTGGATTGCATGGTTAAATCatatttagctttgtaagaatctgccaaactgtcttccaaagtgaccGAACCATTTTTTTATTCACCAACAATGAATGAAAGTTCCTGTTGCCAcacatccttgctagcatttgGTATTATCATTTTTTTGGACTTCAGCGGTTCTACTGggagtgtagtggtatctcattgatgttttaatttgtatttccttaatgaTAAATGACActgaacatttttcctttttttttgaccTCTGTATACCTTTTTTGGTGGGTgttttcagatcttttgctcacttttaactgagttgcttgtttttcttttttctttaattgttgAGTTTCAAGAGTTCTTCGTATATTTTGGGTGTAAGTCCTTGTAAAAatgttttgctaatattttctcccagtatgtgatttgtttctttattatccTAACAGTGTCTTTTGCATGGCACaagtttaaattgttttttcttttatgaattgtgATTTAAGTGTTGTATCTAAAGTCtcattgccaaacccaaggtcacctagattttttcctgtattttcttctaggcTGCTTATTTGTGTCAAACGGATTTAGATCAGCCAGGAAAGAGTAGGGTATCCCATTCTTATTGATATGATTTTAAAGAGCATATTTTCTGACAgtctgtgattttaaaaaacaagttttctCAGTAAAAGTGCAGCTAGGAAAAGCGTTGTTCTGACTCAACAGCAGCAGCCTGACCTTGGGAGAAAAGTTGTTTCCTGTTAACTTCCCAGCTGGTTTTATCTGTgactgtttttttgtgtgtgtctgttttaattTGCACAATGAATGGACAGTctaatgttttactttttcagaGGGAGCAGATATTTTGCTTCCTCACCACACAAGCTCACCACACAGTGCAGGGTTCTTAGCCTGCATCGACTTGATCATAACTCAGGAAAAGACAGATATTGGTCAATATTTCCTTCCCAAAGTGGAGATGATAAAGTAGAAGTATAGAAATCCTAAAGTCCAGACCTTCCTTGTTCAGCCAGGTTTTGCTCCTTCTCcacacatttttgttcttttctccaaCTTCCAAGGAATCTCACAAAGGAAGTGGGAAGCAATGAACCTAttacttctttcttgttttaaatcCAATTCCACGTAGTCACGGAGACTGTTGGGCAGGATCTCTGGCTTGGTGGAAAGTGGGGCGTGCTGCCTAAAGTGATAGTTTGGAGGCCTTCTCTGTGCCGTCGCTATGGGAATGCCAGCTgtatgttggctgggtgcggggCCCAGTCGCCAGGCCACACTGCACGCCTCCACATCCTCAGAGGGCCCGGGGCTTGGGTCCTGGCCCCGCCCCCTGCGGACCCGGCGCTCTGTCAGTTCCGTCCCCGGTCCTGGGAACCGCTCTTGACCCCACTCTGCGTGTCTGCCGGAACCTGGCTGGGCAGCGCTACTTGCTGCCCTGCCAGGCCGGGTGAGGGCGGAGCCAGGCCTCCAGCCGCGAGGACTGGAGTCGCGGGAGGTGGAGCCCCGGTCCGGAAGCCGGGGAGCCGCGGCCATGACGGTGCTGGTCCGCGGCTTCTCGCTGCTCCGCGGCCGCCTTGGCCGAGCGCCGGCGTTGGGCAGAAGCACAGCACCCTCCGTAAGGGCACCGGGAGAGCCCGGGAGCGCGTTCCGGGGCTTTCGGAGCAGCGGTGTGAGGTACGAGGGCTGCGGGCGCCGGGTGAGGAGCCGCTGGCGGTGGGAGGGCGGCGGGGGCGCGGGCGGCGCTCGCGCGCGTGGGGCCCAAGGCTCGTGGGCGGCCGCGCGGCGGCGGGCTGGATCGAGGACAGCGTTGGCTGTGAGGTGGCCTTGCCGGTCGCACGGGCGAGTTGCAGTTGCCTCAGCTTGGGGAACGAAAACGTGCTCTGCTCTGGGCTCTCGCACCAGAACGTTCCATCTTTGCAGCGGTTGCACTTGATTTAGGAAGACATTTGAGGCACTAAGAAAAGGTAGTATAAAAACACGTGGTCGGCTTGGTCaaacatttgtttttactttggtTATTTTAGTGTTTCTTAAATAAAGGAGTAGGCGTTGTCCAGATGACTTACTAATGTTTGCGTTTCTGAATTCCTTTGTTAATAGTTTTGTCTGAGTCTTTTCCAACTCTAAAATTATTTATGGTTTCACAAAACCAAATATCAATCCAGATTTCTCAGTCTTTTCATGTATGGCTCTCCCTAAACCTCTGTCAGGTGATGAGACTTAGATTCATTACATGTCTTGGTTGCTGGCAAGAACCATGCAAATACAACAGGGTACGCACTTCTATCTTATACTTTACCAGTCTTAGTTGCAAAATCCGTCTTAACAAGATGAAAATACATCTTCTTGACCCAGAGCTTGTGAGTCCAGAAGAGCCTCTGTTTTCAGACTTTCAGGGCTTCCAGAAATGCGCTTTCATTGCCATTTTATGTCCAAAATTGTCTCTCACTCGAGTTTTTGTATCCGCCAGTGCCCAGCACAATCCCTAGAAAAGCAATGACTGGTAACGTGGAAACATAGATactgtttatttaatttaaatcagTTAACTCCCTATTGTGTACATTTAGATCTTAGTCTCGAGTgtctgaatttaaaaattacttcctATAGGATTTGCTTTGGACATAATTTCTTGTGATTAGGTCTTCCACAAGGATATGTGAGAAAATAACAGTGAATCAGAGTTGTGTAAGCTGTAGTAGGTTGGGTAAGAATGTTCCGCTTAGTTTGGAACGACCAGCTAGATCTACTACCTAGGAAAAGCAGATTCTGTAGAATtctatttgttttaaagaattgAGGAAATTATTTGCCGTCACTCTAAATTACTTGTTTGTATCATTATTTTTTGAATCTCAGTTGTTTTAGGGGTGCTTTTCAGGGTGAGGATAACTTGTTTCAAATAGTAGAACTTGATTAATTTCCCTTTGTCAGCTTGCTGTAAACAACTCCATCTCCCCATCTTCTCCATGACCTGCATACATTGAATGGAAGTCATTACAAACAACAGTTACAACCCCAAAATTTGGTTGTAGCCACTTgctttgtacacacacacacacacacacacacaccaactcaTGTAGAATTCAAAACTTTTAAGTTACACATAATGAcctctttataatttaaaatagttgAGTGCAAAGGTTTTGGAAAGCTATTATCCCTATGCACTGTAAGAGTTACTAATTTCAGCCTGGCTGCTTTCAGTTCCACTTGATGCAGATTATAGTtataaaaaaagtaatatattttgatagtttttattttttaaagatggcacTAGGCAAGTTAAGATAAGGCGGGGGTTTTGACGCCCTCTTTGTACTGAATACCATCTCTGAAGGTGAGGTTGGCCCCAAGGTTGAGAAACACCTGTGGACTGGTGGGTCTCGGGTGGGGAGGAATTCGGACAGTGTGTTGATGCTTATTGGTGTCTCTTTTCTCTTCTAGGACCAGCAGAGAGAAGAGATTCCATCTTCCAGAGGTTGCCACTGTCTGCCTCCCCACTTGTCCCCATCCACAGTcatctcttttatatatataatgacaCATTAGTTGTCTAGTTCTTCATAGTTAATGTGGTTTAAGTCTGACATCTTTTCTTTTGCCATGAAATTTACACCTTAGTGTTATTCTTACTGAAAATTGCCTTTGAGTTTGATAAACTCTTATCCCAGTGATATTGACTGTTTTAAATTAGCAGATTTATCACCATTTCTGAGCTGTGTAGAGCCTTAATTGAAAAAGtatctttgattattttttcatattttggccACATGCCTATAATAATGGAATATTTACAGTACTTTTTAGTGGAGAACTTTTTTAAGTAGAATTTCAATAATTAATGTTTGATGGAGTTTGGAAGTTACCATATTTTGAAGTATCgtttaacatttttctctcaatgagttttcctttaaaatttgcaGTGAATTTGTTTTCCTGTTTATGCAGGAGAATTTAGGTCTTATTAATTGGGGGAAATAAATGTTAAAGTAATAAATAAGCCCTTGTTGCAGCTTATTGTTTATTGAAATGAATTAACTATCCAGGCAAaaggttaaaaatgaaaaaaaaaagtctttgtaactaaatttttcccattttgttgtGGTATTTGAGGAGTTTACAAATCAAAATGTCCTGGGTTAAAAGGCGTCACATGAGTTTGTGCCCATTGCTTTTCAGTGTGAGGAGTCTGATAGCAGCCCATCCCATTTGGGTGGGAAGGTTATAGACCTTGCACATTAATGCCATGCTCAAAGCAGATTTGCAGGTATCCTGCAACACAGGGACTTTCACAAAACCCGCTTTGGCTTATTCTACCTGAACTACTTATTTTAATTAACTAAATGGATATCCCAAGCATTCCATGTTTATCCTGTTGCTCAGTGAATGCTCAGATCGTTAATTTGGTAGGTTCTCTTTTTTGTCTTCATACTGTTAtttcttttagcttttaaaaaaattgtgtactGCCTACAGGTCTTTATGgaagtttcacctttctttgtgTCGCACTGGCATCGGCTTTATAATTTTTGCAGCTagaccacatttaaaaaaaaatctacatttttggAACTAGTAAAAGATACTTATTTGTGTTATTTAAGTATTCATATCTTTTACCATGGGTAGTtaagtttaataatttaaaaagacacattTTATCAGTAacaatgttcattttatttttcagactctTCCCTCTACTACTTACTCTATATTTCTGTCTCTTCTAATGACTAGGaaaggc
This genomic interval from Gorilla gorilla gorilla isolate KB3781 chromosome 3, NHGRI_mGorGor1-v2.1_pri, whole genome shotgun sequence contains the following:
- the MTHFD2L gene encoding bifunctional methylenetetrahydrofolate dehydrogenase/cyclohydrolase 2, mitochondrial isoform X7, whose protein sequence is MTVLVRGFSLLRGRLGRAPALGRSTAPSVRAPGEPGSAFRGFRSSGVRTSREKRFHLPEYPDGRMKTAERSSTR
- the MTHFD2L gene encoding bifunctional methylenetetrahydrofolate dehydrogenase/cyclohydrolase 2, mitochondrial isoform X6, with the protein product MTVLVRGFSLLRGRLGRAPALGRSTAPSVRAPGEPGSAFRGFRSSGVRTSREKRFHLPEVATVCLPTCPHPQSSLLYI